One Deinococcus betulae genomic window carries:
- the plsY gene encoding glycerol-3-phosphate 1-O-acyltransferase PlsY, which translates to MTLLAVLTVLASYLVGSVPAAAWVARTRGVDIRKVGSGNSGATNVQRSLGNGPALLVALFDILKGALAVWGAAWLGLGLPVMAACGMAAVIGHNFSPFLGFRGGKGVATTFGTMTALLPVAGLAFAAPIFFLTVGLTRLVSAGSLLAAAAAALSAALVGPPWLALVFAALALLMAWQHRENIRKLQAGTERRFGEKV; encoded by the coding sequence GTGACTTTGCTGGCCGTGCTGACGGTACTCGCGTCCTACCTCGTCGGCTCGGTGCCGGCGGCGGCCTGGGTGGCCCGCACGCGCGGCGTGGATATTCGCAAGGTGGGCAGCGGCAACAGCGGCGCCACCAATGTGCAGCGGTCGCTGGGCAATGGCCCGGCCCTCTTGGTCGCCCTGTTCGACATCCTGAAAGGCGCGCTGGCGGTCTGGGGCGCGGCCTGGCTGGGGCTGGGGCTGCCTGTCATGGCGGCGTGCGGGATGGCCGCTGTGATCGGCCACAACTTCAGCCCCTTTCTGGGGTTCCGGGGTGGCAAGGGCGTGGCCACCACTTTTGGCACCATGACTGCCCTGCTGCCAGTGGCGGGCCTGGCCTTTGCGGCGCCCATCTTTTTCCTGACGGTCGGGCTCACGCGCCTGGTCTCGGCCGGCAGTCTGCTGGCCGCTGCCGCCGCCGCCCTGAGCGCCGCGCTGGTGGGGCCGCCCTGGCTGGCGCTGGTCTTCGCCGCCTTGGCCCTGCTGATGGCCTGGCAGCACCGCGAGAACATCCGCAAGTTGCAGGCCGGCACCGAGCGGCGCTTTGGCGAGAAGGTCTGA
- a CDS encoding aspartate-semialdehyde dehydrogenase, with amino-acid sequence MRVAIVGATGAVGHELLKVLEHSSLPIDELLLFASPRSAGSTLTFRDQALTVQVTPDGPIDADVVLASAGGSVSKALAPAWVAGGALVIDNSSAFRYDAGVPLVVPEVNGDAALAHQGIIANPNCTTAIAVVAVAPIHRAYGVRRMIVSTYQATSGAGAKGMDELLNETHKVLHGKEAGAEVFAHPIPFNVIPHIDAFQDNGYTKEEMKVVWETRKILGDDTLQISCTAVRIPTQRTHSEAITLDLERPATPAAVRELLAGSAGVEVRDAPEDKLYPMPLTASGKYDVEVGRIRESLVFDGGIDLFVAGDQLLKGAALNAVQIAEYLHAKGALKAKVRV; translated from the coding sequence ATGCGCGTAGCGATTGTTGGAGCAACCGGAGCGGTCGGCCACGAACTTCTGAAGGTGCTGGAACACAGCAGCCTGCCTATCGACGAGCTGCTGCTGTTTGCCTCGCCCCGTTCGGCGGGCAGCACCCTGACGTTCCGGGACCAGGCCTTGACGGTGCAGGTCACCCCCGACGGCCCCATTGACGCCGATGTCGTGCTGGCCTCGGCGGGCGGCAGCGTCAGCAAGGCCCTGGCGCCCGCCTGGGTGGCGGGCGGCGCCCTGGTGATTGACAACTCCAGCGCCTTCCGCTACGACGCCGGCGTGCCGCTGGTGGTGCCCGAGGTCAACGGGGACGCTGCGCTGGCCCACCAGGGCATTATCGCCAACCCCAACTGCACCACCGCGATTGCCGTGGTGGCGGTCGCCCCCATTCACCGCGCCTACGGCGTGCGGCGCATGATTGTCAGCACCTACCAGGCCACCAGCGGCGCCGGGGCCAAGGGCATGGATGAGCTGCTGAACGAAACCCACAAGGTGCTGCACGGCAAAGAGGCGGGCGCCGAGGTCTTCGCCCATCCCATTCCCTTTAACGTCATTCCGCACATTGACGCCTTTCAGGACAACGGCTACACCAAAGAGGAAATGAAGGTGGTCTGGGAGACTCGCAAGATTCTGGGCGACGATACGCTCCAGATTTCCTGCACCGCCGTGCGGATTCCGACCCAGCGCACCCACAGCGAGGCCATTACCCTGGACCTTGAGCGGCCTGCCACACCGGCGGCCGTGCGCGAGCTGCTGGCGGGATCGGCCGGTGTCGAGGTGCGGGACGCGCCGGAGGACAAGCTGTATCCCATGCCCCTGACGGCCAGCGGCAAATATGACGTGGAGGTGGGCCGCATCCGCGAGTCGCTGGTGTTTGACGGCGGTATTGACCTGTTTGTGGCGGGGGACCAGCTGCTCAAGGGGGCGGCCCTGAATGCCGTGCAGATTGCCGAATACCTGCATGCCAAGGGTGCACTGAAGGCCAAAGTGCGCGTGTAA
- a CDS encoding rhomboid family intramembrane serine protease, which yields MHSSSPTAPARRTSPLRAAALTGTLIAGLWVQEVTDLVVFGGDLDQYGIVPREPGTLGHILSAPFLHAGFAHLLGNTVPLAVLAFMSALRGTARFLAALALIVVVGGALVWLLGRGNSIHLGASELVFGLLAYLLGVGWWERTLGAVLVAASAFVLYGGLLWGVLPSNPAVSWEAHLFGFVAGLLAAALLHGRRPPRAGQRPWMPPR from the coding sequence GTGCATTCCTCTTCCCCCACGGCGCCGGCGCGCCGCACCTCACCGCTGCGCGCCGCCGCGCTGACGGGCACCCTGATTGCGGGCCTGTGGGTGCAGGAGGTCACCGATCTGGTGGTGTTCGGCGGCGACCTTGACCAGTACGGCATCGTGCCGCGCGAGCCCGGGACCCTGGGGCACATCCTCAGTGCGCCCTTTTTGCATGCGGGCTTTGCTCACCTGCTGGGCAACACCGTGCCGCTGGCGGTGCTGGCCTTCATGAGCGCCCTGCGCGGCACGGCCCGTTTTCTGGCGGCGCTGGCGCTGATCGTGGTGGTGGGCGGCGCGCTGGTGTGGCTGCTGGGGCGCGGGAACAGCATTCACCTGGGCGCCAGCGAGCTGGTGTTCGGTCTGCTGGCCTACCTGCTGGGGGTGGGCTGGTGGGAGCGCACGCTGGGCGCCGTGCTGGTGGCCGCCTCTGCCTTCGTGCTGTACGGCGGCCTGCTGTGGGGCGTGTTGCCCTCGAATCCGGCGGTGTCCTGGGAAGCGCACCTGTTTGGCTTTGTCGCGGGCCTCCTGGCGGCGGCGCTGCTGCACGGGCGCCGGCCACCCCGTGCCGGTCAAAGGCCCTGGATGCCGCCGCGCTGA
- a CDS encoding NUDIX domain-containing protein encodes MTPRLPPPDAGHYCRPPGVPERPSVGAVVLRPDAAGWQVAVVVELGPYQQLPKGGLEAGETPEAALHRELREEAGLQAVRLVKHLGTLERLNYVKTKWQVTRYFLGVTLEAEPAAPLEPGFLLEWHPLIACPPLFWPEQAALVAQVATDLQRGGIQGL; translated from the coding sequence GTGACCCCCCGCCTGCCGCCGCCTGATGCGGGCCACTACTGCCGGCCACCTGGCGTCCCCGAGCGCCCCAGTGTGGGCGCGGTGGTGCTGCGCCCAGACGCGGCGGGCTGGCAGGTGGCGGTGGTCGTCGAGCTGGGGCCGTACCAGCAACTGCCCAAGGGTGGCCTGGAGGCCGGCGAAACGCCCGAAGCCGCCCTGCACCGCGAACTGCGTGAAGAGGCCGGGCTTCAGGCGGTGCGGCTGGTGAAGCACCTGGGCACCCTGGAGCGGCTGAACTATGTCAAAACCAAGTGGCAAGTCACGCGCTACTTTCTGGGCGTGACCCTGGAAGCAGAGCCGGCGGCGCCGCTGGAACCGGGGTTTCTGCTGGAATGGCACCCGCTCATCGCCTGTCCGCCCCTGTTCTGGCCGGAACAGGCCGCGCTGGTGGCGCAGGTGGCCACGGACCTTCAGCGCGGCGGCATCCAGGGCCTTTGA
- a CDS encoding VOC family protein, translating to MTATLDHLVVAARTLDEGRAWLEGRLHVSLAPGGEHDLFGTHNALLSLGPQAYLEVIAVNPAAPSPGRPRWFGLDTPDLRARLVHGPALIHWVAAVATLPPGPEVLALSRGEHRWTLTVPEDGSLPSGGVQPSLIAWQTPPPPTRLPDAGVRLLSLHLGTSTPDALRDTLTRLTFSGEVEVYEAPQPELRAVLETPQGLVEL from the coding sequence ATGACGGCAACGCTGGATCATCTGGTGGTGGCAGCCCGCACGCTGGACGAGGGCCGTGCGTGGCTGGAAGGTCGGCTGCATGTCTCCCTGGCGCCGGGCGGCGAGCATGACCTCTTTGGCACCCACAACGCCCTGCTGTCGCTGGGGCCGCAGGCGTACCTGGAGGTGATCGCGGTCAATCCGGCCGCGCCGTCGCCTGGCCGTCCCCGCTGGTTTGGGCTGGACACGCCGGACCTGCGCGCTCGCCTCGTGCACGGCCCGGCCCTGATTCATTGGGTGGCGGCAGTGGCCACGTTGCCGCCGGGGCCGGAGGTGCTGGCCCTGTCGCGCGGCGAGCACCGCTGGACGCTGACTGTGCCGGAAGACGGGTCCCTACCCAGCGGCGGTGTGCAGCCGTCCCTGATCGCCTGGCAGACCCCGCCGCCCCCCACCCGCCTGCCCGACGCCGGGGTGCGCCTTCTGAGCCTGCATCTGGGCACCTCGACCCCCGACGCCCTAAGAGACACCCTGACGCGCCTGACGTTCAGCGGCGAGGTCGAGGTCTATGAGGCGCCTCAGCCCGAACTCCGCGCCGTGCTGGAGACACCACAGGGTCTGGTCGAACTGTGA
- a CDS encoding NAD(P)/FAD-dependent oxidoreductase produces the protein MHDVLVIGAGLAGLTAARALTQAGQRVRVLEAAPQVGGRVHSRVVDGFTLDAGYQVLFPVYPAAQRWLKLEALGLVPLPSAAVIRRGERADVVGSPFSDPGALGGTLTTRALGFGDKARVAALALRLRNPAPWTLLRGPDETTEAYLRRFGFSEAALDHFFRPFFGGIFLRRELDTSARLFRYYFRMLLDGGAALPAAGMGEVSRQLAQGLDLSLGVQARRLTPHTASVTVETSAGDLEARHVIVATDPSSAAQLTGEAAARGHLSSTYLHYAAPAPLDRERRLLLNAGPGLIQNAHWLSNVIPERAPAGGHLLTVTVLGLPDLDDEALDARVRGELARWYGAAGVATLRLLLTERIRHAQYPQPPEYASTLSGHATRLPGVLLAGEATSMSGIQGAMESGEKAAAIILGDPAGMSRPRGA, from the coding sequence ATGCACGACGTTCTTGTCATTGGCGCGGGGCTGGCCGGATTGACCGCCGCGCGCGCACTTACGCAGGCGGGTCAGCGCGTGCGGGTTCTGGAGGCCGCGCCGCAGGTGGGGGGGCGCGTTCACTCGCGCGTGGTGGACGGCTTCACGCTGGACGCCGGGTATCAGGTGCTGTTTCCAGTGTACCCGGCGGCGCAGCGCTGGCTGAAGCTGGAGGCCCTGGGGCTCGTGCCCCTCCCGTCGGCCGCCGTGATTCGCCGGGGCGAGCGGGCCGATGTGGTGGGGTCGCCCTTCAGTGATCCCGGCGCCCTGGGCGGGACCCTGACCACGCGCGCCCTGGGCTTTGGCGATAAAGCGCGCGTGGCGGCCCTGGCCCTGCGCCTACGCAATCCGGCCCCCTGGACACTGCTGCGCGGCCCCGACGAGACCACCGAGGCCTACCTGCGCCGCTTCGGCTTCAGTGAGGCGGCGCTGGACCACTTCTTCCGGCCCTTTTTTGGCGGCATCTTCCTGCGCAGAGAGCTGGACACCAGCGCGCGGCTCTTTCGCTACTACTTCCGCATGCTGCTGGACGGCGGCGCGGCCCTGCCTGCCGCTGGCATGGGTGAGGTCAGCCGGCAACTGGCCCAGGGCCTGGACCTGAGCCTGGGGGTTCAGGCCCGGCGCCTGACGCCGCACACGGCCTCGGTTACGGTGGAAACCAGTGCAGGCGACCTGGAGGCCCGCCACGTCATCGTGGCCACGGACCCCAGCAGCGCCGCGCAGCTGACGGGTGAGGCGGCGGCGCGTGGCCACCTGAGCAGCACCTACCTGCACTACGCCGCCCCCGCGCCCCTGGACCGCGAGCGCCGCCTGCTGCTGAACGCCGGGCCAGGGCTCATTCAGAACGCGCACTGGCTTTCCAATGTCATTCCGGAGCGGGCCCCGGCCGGGGGGCACCTCCTGACCGTGACGGTGCTGGGCCTGCCCGACCTGGACGATGAGGCCCTGGACGCCCGCGTGCGCGGTGAACTGGCCCGCTGGTACGGCGCCGCTGGCGTGGCCACGCTGCGCCTGCTGCTCACCGAGCGCATCCGGCACGCGCAGTATCCCCAGCCGCCCGAATACGCCTCGACCCTCAGTGGGCACGCCACCCGCCTGCCTGGTGTGCTGCTGGCCGGTGAGGCCACCTCCATGAGCGGGATTCAGGGGGCGATGGAAAGCGGTGAAAAGGCCGCCGCTATCATCCTGGGCGACCCAGCCGGCATGAGCCGCCCGCGCGGCGCTTAA
- a CDS encoding cytochrome c oxidase assembly protein, giving the protein MSLPSSLSPTLADLLTPHLDPALLVPALLAAGAYAWGYLRSRQAGTPWPAWRVTLFALGMLALLLTTQSRAATLTQSSMALYMGRLMVLAEVVPPLLVLGLPPLPLGPRSGLGRALGVLLDPWVALALWTAVIVFWNVPAGFNASVVSNTAGALLPALYLLSSLLVWGVVLRPLPGVQPAGIGSRGWFGLLAALPMMAVASVWLYAPRVLYTPYVNALCLWNLTPLQNQQISGWIMMLAGLPALALAFMQLFAWLINLSESQGLPPESRS; this is encoded by the coding sequence GTGAGTCTGCCCAGCAGCCTCAGTCCCACGCTGGCCGACCTGCTGACGCCGCACCTTGACCCCGCGCTGCTGGTGCCGGCGCTGCTGGCGGCGGGGGCTTACGCCTGGGGCTACCTGCGCTCGCGGCAGGCCGGGACGCCCTGGCCTGCCTGGCGGGTGACCCTGTTTGCCCTGGGCATGCTGGCGCTGCTGCTGACCACCCAGAGCCGCGCAGCCACCCTGACCCAGAGCAGCATGGCGCTGTACATGGGCCGCCTGATGGTGCTGGCCGAAGTGGTGCCGCCGCTGCTGGTGCTGGGCCTGCCGCCGTTGCCCCTGGGTCCCCGCAGTGGGCTGGGGCGCGCGCTGGGCGTGCTGCTGGACCCCTGGGTGGCCCTGGCGCTGTGGACGGCCGTTATCGTGTTCTGGAACGTGCCGGCGGGGTTCAACGCCAGCGTGGTGTCCAACACCGCCGGGGCGCTGCTGCCAGCGCTGTATCTGCTGAGCAGCCTGCTGGTGTGGGGGGTGGTGCTGCGGCCTCTGCCGGGCGTGCAGCCCGCCGGTATCGGGTCGCGCGGGTGGTTTGGGCTGCTGGCGGCCCTGCCCATGATGGCGGTGGCCAGCGTGTGGCTGTACGCGCCCCGCGTCCTGTACACGCCGTATGTCAATGCGCTGTGCCTGTGGAACCTGACGCCGCTGCAAAACCAGCAGATTTCTGGGTGGATCATGATGCTGGCGGGTCTGCCCGCGCTGGCGCTGGCCTTTATGCAGCTGTTTGCCTGGCTGATCAACCTCAGCGAGTCGCAGGGCCTGCCGCCCGAGTCGCGCTCCTGA
- a CDS encoding SCO family protein, which yields MTAPLPAQAAPPAARPWYVSALLAVVAVTLLLLGAWGVARLKSPHPFYGMAYPAATAATGFQGEVAGGQRYTFTPGQGRVTALFFGFTHCPNICPLTLSYLSKVRAALPPEDQKRFDIVLVSVDPARDTPQDLNDYVRYFGAGRGVRVPEPALGQLARAYGVAYQRAEVKGAAYQINHTTATYLIDAQGHLRVLWDYTQLPQLDRVRADVQHVLETR from the coding sequence ATGACCGCGCCTCTGCCGGCCCAGGCGGCCCCCCCGGCTGCGCGGCCCTGGTACGTGTCGGCGCTGCTGGCGGTGGTGGCGGTCACGCTGCTGCTGCTGGGGGCGTGGGGGGTGGCCCGCCTGAAAAGTCCGCACCCGTTTTACGGCATGGCCTATCCGGCGGCCACGGCCGCGACTGGATTTCAGGGCGAGGTGGCCGGCGGCCAGCGGTACACCTTCACGCCGGGGCAGGGGCGCGTCACCGCGCTGTTTTTCGGGTTCACCCACTGCCCCAACATCTGCCCACTGACCCTGTCCTATCTCAGTAAGGTGCGCGCCGCTCTGCCACCCGAAGACCAGAAGCGCTTTGACATCGTGCTGGTCAGCGTGGACCCGGCACGCGACACCCCGCAAGACCTGAACGACTACGTCCGCTATTTCGGGGCCGGACGAGGTGTGCGGGTGCCCGAGCCGGCGCTGGGCCAGCTGGCGCGCGCCTACGGCGTGGCCTATCAGCGGGCCGAGGTGAAGGGCGCGGCCTACCAAATCAACCACACGACCGCCACCTACCTGATAGACGCCCAGGGCCACCTGCGTGTGCTGTGGGACTACACCCAGCTGCCGCAACTGGACCGGGTGCGCGCCGATGTCCAGCACGTTCTGGAGACCCGGTGA
- a CDS encoding copper chaperone PCu(A)C: MTRSMLLGAALLALVACRPAPQTAGHPAGHTGHSQNEAGTPSSVLSVHDARVVAVPPSVGDTSVFGTLHNAGPAPLRLVGVQTDAASHGMLMVTQTDPAGLTGMQDTPALTVPAGGDLTLSDTGDHLMLMGLRAPLQEGQTLTLTLTDDAGGTHTFDAPVVKP; encoded by the coding sequence ATGACCCGTTCGATGTTGCTTGGCGCGGCGCTGCTGGCGCTGGTGGCCTGCCGGCCGGCCCCCCAGACGGCAGGCCACCCGGCGGGTCACACCGGCCACAGTCAGAATGAGGCGGGCACGCCCAGCAGCGTTCTCAGTGTTCACGACGCCCGCGTGGTGGCGGTGCCTCCCAGCGTGGGGGACACGAGTGTGTTTGGCACGCTGCACAACGCCGGCCCCGCGCCCCTGCGCCTGGTCGGCGTGCAGACCGACGCGGCCAGCCACGGCATGCTGATGGTGACCCAGACTGACCCCGCTGGCCTGACCGGCATGCAGGACACCCCGGCCCTGACGGTGCCCGCAGGCGGCGACCTGACCCTGAGCGACACCGGCGATCACCTGATGCTGATGGGCCTGCGCGCGCCCCTGCAAGAAGGCCAGACCCTGACCCTGACCCTCACCGATGACGCGGGCGGCACCCATACGTTTGACGCCCCCGTGGTCAAGCCCTGA
- a CDS encoding LacI family DNA-binding transcriptional regulator, with translation MRKPTIQDVARQAGVGVGTVSRVLNNHVAVKGATRETVLKAIADLDYTPNPHARRIAGGKSYTISVLLPVLTTEFYVRLLDGLETAFQEARYDVAIFPLLDRSRLERYLGSHTLAYQADGLVMATYNLTKMFHERRLRTQQPTVLVDAYADSVDSSFMDNVAGGRMAGEYAVTLPGALYAVWVETELDQLFTTRVFEDRRNGFLGALQAAGRAVAAEYTSSFDSLTARNTACTVLDQAQAAGLPCTVFASADMLAGALLDEVRLRGLQIGTDVRVIGFDDQPWAESRGLTTLHQPVESMGYEAAQLLLTRLNGYKGPARARRFEPRLVVRGSA, from the coding sequence ATGCGCAAACCCACCATTCAGGATGTTGCCCGGCAGGCCGGGGTTGGCGTCGGCACCGTGTCACGGGTGCTGAACAACCACGTGGCCGTCAAGGGGGCCACGCGAGAAACCGTTCTCAAGGCCATTGCCGACCTTGATTACACGCCCAACCCCCACGCCCGCCGCATCGCAGGGGGCAAAAGCTACACGATCAGCGTGCTGCTGCCGGTGCTGACCACCGAATTCTATGTGCGGCTGCTGGACGGCCTGGAAACCGCCTTTCAGGAAGCGCGTTATGACGTGGCGATTTTTCCGCTGCTGGACCGCTCGCGGCTGGAACGCTACCTGGGGTCGCACACCCTGGCCTATCAGGCCGACGGGCTGGTCATGGCGACCTACAACCTCACCAAGATGTTTCATGAGCGCCGCCTGCGCACCCAACAGCCCACGGTGCTGGTGGACGCCTACGCCGACAGCGTGGATTCCTCGTTCATGGACAATGTGGCGGGCGGGCGCATGGCGGGCGAGTATGCCGTGACGCTGCCCGGCGCGCTGTACGCCGTGTGGGTGGAGACCGAACTGGACCAGCTGTTTACCACCCGCGTCTTCGAGGACCGCCGCAACGGCTTTCTGGGCGCGCTGCAAGCCGCTGGACGCGCGGTGGCCGCCGAATACACCTCCAGTTTCGATTCGCTGACGGCGCGCAACACCGCCTGCACGGTGCTGGATCAGGCGCAGGCGGCGGGGCTGCCCTGCACCGTGTTCGCCTCAGCTGACATGCTGGCGGGCGCCCTGCTGGACGAGGTGCGGCTGCGCGGCCTTCAGATAGGCACAGACGTGCGCGTGATCGGCTTTGACGACCAGCCCTGGGCCGAGAGCCGGGGCCTGACCACCCTGCACCAACCCGTCGAGAGCATGGGCTACGAGGCCGCCCAGCTGCTGCTGACGCGCCTGAACGGCTACAAGGGGCCGGCCCGCGCCCGCCGCTTCGAGCCGCGCCTGGTCGTGCGCGGCAGCGCGTGA
- a CDS encoding DinB family protein: MVAPRLAALARQVEAEGRLDDTWLDVLDCPPRPKTYGGAIAHVLTHSMHHRAQLIQMLRALGLPGVPEGDLLGWEMRGAPALPLPDPPSSQP, encoded by the coding sequence GTGGTCGCCCCGCGCCTGGCCGCACTGGCGCGGCAGGTCGAGGCAGAGGGGCGGCTGGACGACACCTGGCTGGACGTGCTGGACTGCCCACCCCGGCCAAAGACCTATGGCGGCGCCATTGCCCACGTCCTGACCCACTCCATGCATCACCGCGCGCAACTGATTCAGATGCTGAGGGCGCTGGGGCTGCCCGGCGTGCCTGAAGGCGACCTGCTGGGCTGGGAAATGCGGGGGGCGCCGGCCCTCCCGCTCCCTGACCCTCCGAGCAGTCAGCCCTGA
- a CDS encoding FUN14 domain-containing protein produces MTRTVQTLVAAPPPEATLADALRPLLPDLSVGALLGFATGVALRHIGRAALIVLGTLVLVLQLLAYFDLISVNWLRVQALTEPWLRQGQEQGGAWLMRVLTANLPFAGAFTGGLLLGLRARV; encoded by the coding sequence TTGACCCGGACTGTCCAGACGTTGGTTGCCGCCCCCCCGCCAGAGGCGACCCTGGCCGACGCCCTGCGCCCCCTGCTGCCCGACCTGAGCGTGGGGGCGCTGCTGGGCTTTGCCACCGGCGTGGCGCTGCGCCACATTGGCCGGGCCGCGCTGATTGTGCTGGGTACGCTGGTTCTGGTGTTGCAACTGCTGGCCTACTTTGACCTGATCAGCGTGAACTGGCTGCGCGTTCAGGCCCTAACCGAGCCGTGGCTGCGGCAGGGGCAGGAACAGGGCGGCGCCTGGCTGATGCGTGTGCTGACCGCCAATCTGCCGTTCGCAGGCGCCTTTACGGGCGGGCTGCTGCTGGGGCTCCGGGCGCGGGTGTAG
- a CDS encoding RNA polymerase sigma factor, with the protein MVEGSVDVPTEVSPPDVISPELLARLTAGDEGAWFDFVQEYEGRMYGYLYRLEGNSEDALDLTQEVFYRAWRSIRTFRVGERVLPWLYQVARNTQIESHRRKQLQRFSLEQAREDVGFEVTSEKRSPVQAAESADAQDRVQRALQKLPAEYREAVVLRFVEDLSYDEIAQIQGVAVGTAKSRVFRAKEQLADLLAGVADVH; encoded by the coding sequence ATGGTAGAAGGCAGCGTGGACGTGCCAACCGAAGTCTCCCCTCCCGACGTGATTTCCCCCGAGCTGCTCGCGCGGCTGACGGCTGGGGACGAAGGGGCGTGGTTTGATTTCGTGCAGGAGTACGAGGGCCGTATGTACGGCTACCTGTACCGCCTGGAGGGCAACAGCGAGGACGCCCTGGACCTGACCCAGGAGGTTTTCTACCGCGCCTGGCGCTCCATTCGCACCTTCCGCGTGGGCGAGCGGGTGTTGCCGTGGCTGTATCAGGTGGCGCGCAACACGCAAATCGAGTCGCACCGCCGCAAGCAGTTGCAGCGCTTCTCGCTGGAGCAGGCCCGCGAAGACGTGGGCTTTGAGGTGACCAGCGAAAAGCGCTCGCCTGTGCAGGCCGCCGAAAGCGCCGACGCCCAGGACCGGGTGCAGCGCGCCCTGCAAAAACTGCCGGCCGAATACCGCGAGGCCGTCGTACTGCGCTTTGTGGAGGACCTGAGTTATGACGAGATTGCCCAGATTCAGGGGGTGGCCGTGGGCACCGCCAAGAGCCGTGTCTTCCGCGCCAAAGAGCAGCTGGCTGACCTGCTGGCAGGCGTCGCCGACGTGCATTGA
- a CDS encoding CAP domain-containing protein has product MTSARRLLSTLALLGGSAALDSGHAQDGFFRIGYSASAERQAPLRVTFQASAPAGYTVQWTFGDGAVASGPAADHIYYRPGTYRLQAALLDAQGRVVSRAEASLPVLSAGPERAALTVLQPTPGEVRLSAEGSVLYTPARPTLLLGGREVGTAANRLPNGTYAATVRAATSDGRTAEHRLNITVAPWTTSAPYDAEVLRLTNQARAQGWNCASQRPGGPALPPLKLDPTLTVAAQAQSAGMSLYSYFDHTSGFDGSTPLRRVQAAGLTPTTVAENIAAGQQTPAEVVQGWLKSPGHCRNIMGDFTLIGLSYVNRPGTTYTRYWTQVFVRL; this is encoded by the coding sequence GTGACCTCTGCCCGCCGCCTGCTGTCTACTCTGGCTCTGCTGGGCGGCTCGGCTGCCCTGGACTCTGGCCACGCCCAGGATGGGTTCTTCCGCATTGGTTATAGCGCCAGCGCCGAGCGTCAGGCGCCGCTGCGGGTAACCTTTCAGGCGTCAGCGCCTGCCGGCTACACCGTGCAGTGGACCTTCGGGGACGGTGCAGTCGCCAGTGGTCCGGCCGCCGACCACATCTATTACCGGCCTGGCACCTACCGCCTTCAAGCGGCTTTGCTGGACGCCCAGGGCCGCGTGGTCAGCCGCGCCGAGGCCAGCCTGCCGGTGCTCAGCGCCGGCCCTGAGCGCGCCGCCCTGACCGTGCTGCAACCCACCCCCGGCGAGGTGCGCCTGAGTGCCGAGGGCAGCGTGCTGTATACGCCGGCCCGCCCGACCCTGCTGCTGGGTGGCCGTGAGGTAGGCACGGCGGCGAACCGGCTGCCCAACGGCACCTACGCCGCCACGGTGCGCGCTGCCACCAGCGATGGCCGCACGGCCGAGCACCGCCTGAACATCACCGTGGCCCCCTGGACCACCAGCGCCCCTTACGACGCTGAGGTGCTGCGCCTGACCAACCAGGCGCGCGCCCAGGGCTGGAACTGCGCGTCGCAGCGCCCTGGCGGCCCCGCCCTGCCGCCCCTGAAACTGGACCCCACCCTAACGGTGGCGGCTCAGGCCCAGTCGGCGGGCATGTCGCTGTACAGCTACTTTGACCATACCAGTGGCTTTGACGGCAGTACGCCCCTGCGCCGGGTTCAGGCAGCTGGCCTGACCCCCACCACGGTGGCCGAGAACATCGCCGCCGGTCAGCAGACTCCGGCCGAGGTGGTGCAGGGCTGGCTGAAAAGTCCAGGGCACTGCCGCAACATCATGGGCGACTTCACCCTGATTGGCCTGAGTTATGTCAACCGGCCCGGCACCACCTACACCCGCTACTGGACCCAGGTGTTTGTCCGGCTGTAG